One stretch of Passer domesticus isolate bPasDom1 chromosome 2, bPasDom1.hap1, whole genome shotgun sequence DNA includes these proteins:
- the LOC135293488 gene encoding atherin-like — protein sequence MPRGRRRSRRRRRAGVAAPLTLGTALAGRREEGRSRSPRDRTGIAETRWVLGAVAPGSRLGLPGLEALAAAAGPRGGSPPWAAPSLLQVPAAAQPAPRRDGSDLPAGAPAALAVLRLQPGAEGPARAAAAAAGAAPRLRTVYVNPRWLERQAALGAAAAAAAAASPCAEAAAASGAAGAPAPAPAPAPAPAPAPAPAAAPAAAPAAGQGEAEAAATPYVGLRRPLGYKLAKATKERIWRGEFIDLFSLLHTELAPEHGPRPGDTLDQWVSAFLVYASVLCEKHPARCGAMFKYLDTIRKLHATYGGTSWMNYDEDFRRRAAKNPTLPWGDVDLDLWMKWMAPLKSLVPRRPRAESETQASPAQPPPPGQSPKQEEKSQTP from the exons ATGCCACGTGGGAGGcggcggagccgccgccgccgccgggccggagtCGCGGCCCCGCTAACGCTGGGGACGGCGCTCGCCGGCCGCCGCGAGGAGGGGAGGTCGCGGAGCCCCCGGGACCGCACCGGCATCGCCGAGACCCGATGGGTGCTCGGCGCGGTGGCGCCCGGGTCGCGGCTCGGCCTCCCGGGCCTAGAGGcgctggcggcggcggccgggcctAGGGGCGGCTCCCCGCCCTGGGCGGCGCCCTCGCTGCTGCAGGTGCCGGCGGCGGCCCAGCCGGCCCCGCGGCGGGACGGCAGCGACCTGCCCGCCGGCGCGCCCGCCGCCCTGGCCGTGCTGCGGCTTCAGCCCGGCGCCGAGGGcccggcgcgggcggcggcggcggcggccggggccgcgccgcgcctGCGGACCGTCTACGTGAACCCGCGCTGGCTGGAGCGCCAGGCCGCGctgggggcggcggcggcggcggcggcggctgccaGCCCCTGCGCGGAGGCGGCAGCGGCGAGCGGCGCGGCCGGggccccggccccagccccagccccggctccggccccggccccggctccagCTCCGGCGGCAGCtccggcggcggctccggcggcCGGGCAGGGCGAGGCCGAGGCGGCGGCCACCCCCTACGTGGGGCTGCGGCGGCCGCTTGGCTACAAGTTGGCCAAGGCCACCAAGGAGCGGATCTGGCGGGGGGAGTTCATTGACCTCTTTTCCTTGCTCCACACAGAGCTGGCCCCCGAGCACGGCCCGCGCCCGGGGGACACGCTGGACCAGTGGGTCTCGGCCTTCCTGGTGTACGCCAGCGTGCTGTGCGAGAAGCACCCGGCGCGCTGCGGAGCCATGTTCAAGTACCTGGACACCATCCGCAAGCTGCACGCCACCTACGGCGGCACCTCCTGGATGAACTACGACGAGGACTTCCGGCGGCGGGCGGCCAAGAAccccacactgccctggggcGACGTCGACTTGGACCTGTGGATGAAGTGGATGGCGCCCCTCAAGTCGCTTGTCCCCAGGCGCCCGCGTGCTGAGAGCGAGACACAGGCCTCGCCGGCCCAGCCACCACCGCCGGGCCAGAGCCCcaagcaggaggagaaaagccAG actCCATGA